In Pleurocapsa sp. PCC 7319, the following are encoded in one genomic region:
- a CDS encoding PstS family phosphate ABC transporter substrate-binding protein: MENFHQKIYEKPILITVVLAVFIVLGWSVALISVGIWQISQNSSIKASGVAQNIPDFAHVPNVATGVFNYGGSSAWASLRLVVDSVIQSERPELQLRYVQPQNQPPGTSPGIQMLLEGQLAFVQSSHSLLPQEYELAQQKGLKLKQVPVAVNAIAVVVHPQLNLSGLTLSQLQAIYTGKISNWQEVGGPDLAITAYSRPPNIGGMVDFFASRILQEQEFGSNVEFIATTTQALRQLASNPGGIYYGSASALVPQCTVKPLSLGLQGSDLIAPYRKPLVSPADCPQRRNQLNIKALSTAQYPLTHYLYVVFLHNEGVRSPIGHSYANFLLTPQGQKLITKSGFIPLD; the protein is encoded by the coding sequence ATGGAAAATTTCCATCAGAAGATTTATGAAAAACCGATATTAATAACTGTCGTTTTAGCGGTCTTTATTGTTCTAGGATGGTCTGTAGCATTAATCTCGGTAGGAATTTGGCAAATATCTCAAAACTCAAGCATTAAAGCCTCAGGAGTTGCCCAAAATATTCCTGATTTTGCTCATGTGCCTAACGTAGCAACTGGCGTTTTTAATTATGGTGGCAGCAGTGCCTGGGCTTCACTTCGTTTAGTAGTAGATTCAGTAATTCAATCTGAGCGACCCGAATTACAATTACGCTATGTACAACCCCAAAATCAACCTCCAGGCACTAGCCCAGGAATCCAGATGTTACTTGAGGGTCAATTGGCTTTTGTCCAGTCTTCTCATTCACTATTGCCCCAAGAATACGAACTAGCCCAACAAAAAGGATTAAAGCTAAAACAAGTGCCGGTAGCGGTCAATGCTATAGCTGTTGTCGTTCACCCTCAGCTAAATCTTTCTGGTCTAACTCTTAGCCAACTTCAAGCAATTTACACCGGAAAAATTTCTAATTGGCAGGAGGTAGGGGGGCCAGACTTAGCAATTACAGCCTATTCTCGTCCTCCTAATATAGGAGGTATGGTTGATTTTTTTGCTTCTAGGATTCTTCAGGAGCAAGAATTTGGTTCAAATGTTGAATTTATTGCCACAACTACTCAAGCACTTCGCCAATTAGCCAGTAATCCGGGAGGCATTTACTATGGTTCTGCATCAGCACTTGTTCCCCAATGTACTGTTAAACCTTTGTCTTTGGGTCTTCAAGGAAGTGATCTGATTGCTCCTTACCGCAAGCCTTTGGTATCTCCTGCTGATTGTCCCCAGCGACGTAATCAACTAAATATCAAAGCTTTGTCTACTGCTCAATATCCTCTAACTCATTATCTATACGTAGTATTTCTCCACAATGAAGGAGTGCGATCGCCAATAGGTCACAGCTATGCTAATTTCTTGCTAACACCCCAAGGACAGAAGCTAATAACCAAATCTGGTTTCATTCCTCTTGATTAA
- a CDS encoding GAF domain-containing protein: MTESLDVKPNNYQNIEEILKVTALSTKKILKCDRVIIYDASELPAAEIIAESVNSKYASILGQKIIDPFLSGEYLELYCYGQTVAIDDLNSADVSKNQLESLEQLNVKSLAIAPICLGNELLAFLVAHQFSKPQTWDSEAINLLAEQANTASLAFSKIAMTEKSNSDTNFTKQKIDSLESHKLPSRFRTGSDVTVDQKQGNSPTMDRKEKSNGNSNSDIQNTEQKTMIQEDQSRSFAEVKEEIANELGSENILNTTVNELRHLLKCDRVVVYSLNQDSYGEVIAESVAMGWTKALGRIIDDPCFAARYIEQYRNGRLRAWDDIYREYTTSCYLEQLEALEVKANLVAPIIKEGQLFGLLIAHHCSDTHNWQEQEINWISEIATQIGLLLEYSGMVAENDQQESQPLTESEIKWNQHFTDAIQYIRQSLTEEDILKASVKEVRRILNCDRVVVYSMNQDDQGTIVAESVAASWTKALGRVIDDPCFEAKYLDQYRDGRVRAWNNIYESGLTRCYIEQLEQLEVKANLVTPILNEGKLFGLLVAHQCSDFRNWQQLEVRWVAQIATQVGFALDNAKLLADAKQLQYQLQNEVQLTKYFTDATRYIRESLHQEDILEVSVEEVRRVLNCDRVVVYSLNSDNHGLVSAESVAPGWTRAQGRIIKDPCFEANYLEKYRNGRVRSWSNIYQAGMTRCYIEQLEQLEVKANLVTPIISEGKLFGLLVAHHCADFRKWQQSEIRWVTQVATQVGFALDNAQLLVDAQGLRQQVEDEGKWTEYFTDTVQHIRQSLKSRDILKTSVREIQRILNCDRVVIYSLNSDNHGTIIAESVAAGWTRAKGLVIKDPCFEARYLEMYRNGRVRAWNNIYESGMTGCYIEQLEKLEIKANLVAPIINGGKLFGLLVAHQCSAPRNWQQSEIRWVAQIATQVGLALDNAKLLEQLKQSVSHQQHEQTEILKHQVVEILAENGNAYQTLSQEAMLQSETIINVLHQIHQVADLFNEIALNVQQLKFQEQQNDLALKDTKESINRSINSISNIQHTVQNVAVGFDNLTNSSQQLSETLNTIKDVSKQIVQQSMSITRIVNRSQIEIESQNSIIDLSDKIFSLIQQLFEATARVEPLFSNVRTEVMEKTIALDSGTQQLINGVGDLETVCQKLERVVSLNTKISNLIAKISQAVENQSQSSTFAKDSVQEVASIAERISEQSMSITQSFNQLVILIQKL; this comes from the coding sequence ATGACTGAATCTCTTGATGTAAAACCAAACAATTATCAGAATATCGAAGAAATTTTAAAAGTTACGGCCCTATCAACCAAAAAAATTCTGAAGTGTGATCGGGTCATTATTTATGATGCCAGTGAGCTACCTGCCGCAGAAATAATAGCTGAATCTGTTAACTCAAAATATGCTTCTATCCTCGGCCAAAAAATTATCGACCCTTTTTTATCCGGAGAATATTTAGAACTTTATTGCTATGGTCAAACTGTAGCCATAGATGATCTTAACTCGGCGGATGTCAGTAAAAACCAATTAGAAAGTTTAGAACAATTAAACGTCAAAAGTTTGGCGATCGCGCCGATTTGTCTGGGCAATGAATTATTAGCTTTTTTGGTTGCTCATCAATTCTCGAAACCTCAAACTTGGGATTCTGAAGCAATCAATCTGTTGGCAGAGCAAGCAAACACAGCCAGCTTAGCTTTCTCAAAAATTGCCATGACTGAGAAGTCCAATTCAGATACTAATTTCACTAAACAGAAAATAGATAGCCTTGAAAGCCACAAATTACCCAGTCGGTTTAGGACTGGGTCTGATGTGACCGTTGATCAAAAGCAAGGAAATTCCCCAACCATGGATCGCAAAGAAAAAAGCAATGGCAACAGTAATAGCGATATTCAAAATACTGAGCAGAAAACAATGATTCAGGAAGATCAAAGTAGATCTTTTGCCGAAGTCAAGGAAGAAATAGCTAATGAATTGGGCTCAGAAAATATTCTCAACACAACAGTTAATGAATTACGTCATTTACTCAAATGCGATCGCGTTGTAGTTTACAGTCTCAATCAAGATAGTTATGGGGAAGTCATAGCTGAATCTGTTGCTATGGGATGGACTAAGGCATTAGGAAGAATTATAGATGATCCTTGTTTTGCAGCTAGATATATAGAACAGTATCGTAATGGTAGACTCCGTGCTTGGGATGATATTTATCGAGAATATACTACTTCCTGTTACCTTGAACAGTTAGAAGCTTTAGAAGTTAAAGCGAACTTGGTAGCACCAATTATTAAAGAAGGTCAATTATTTGGTTTATTAATCGCCCATCACTGTTCTGATACTCATAATTGGCAAGAACAAGAAATTAACTGGATATCTGAAATTGCTACCCAGATAGGTCTTCTGCTTGAATATAGTGGAATGGTTGCCGAAAATGACCAACAAGAATCACAACCATTAACCGAGAGTGAAATTAAATGGAATCAGCATTTTACTGATGCGATTCAATATATTCGTCAATCTTTAACCGAGGAAGATATCTTAAAGGCCAGTGTTAAAGAAGTACGGAGAATTTTAAATTGTGATCGCGTCGTAGTTTACAGCATGAACCAAGACGATCAGGGCACGATTGTTGCTGAATCCGTAGCTGCTAGTTGGACTAAAGCGCTGGGCAGAGTAATTGACGATCCTTGTTTTGAAGCTAAATATCTTGACCAGTATCGCGATGGTAGGGTTCGGGCTTGGAACAACATATATGAGTCAGGCTTGACTAGGTGTTACATCGAACAGCTAGAACAGCTAGAGGTTAAGGCTAATTTGGTTACTCCGATACTCAATGAAGGAAAACTATTTGGGTTACTAGTTGCCCATCAATGTTCTGACTTTCGTAATTGGCAACAGCTTGAAGTTCGCTGGGTAGCTCAAATTGCTACTCAGGTTGGTTTTGCTCTCGATAACGCCAAACTATTAGCAGATGCCAAGCAACTGCAATATCAGTTACAAAACGAGGTTCAACTAACCAAGTATTTTACCGATGCGACTCGCTATATTCGAGAATCTCTGCACCAAGAGGATATTCTCGAAGTTAGTGTCGAAGAAGTACGACGAGTTTTAAATTGCGATCGTGTTGTTGTCTATAGTCTGAACTCCGATAATCATGGTCTGGTCTCCGCCGAATCCGTGGCTCCTGGTTGGACGAGAGCGCAGGGAAGGATCATCAAAGATCCTTGCTTTGAAGCTAATTATCTGGAAAAGTATCGTAATGGTAGGGTTCGGTCTTGGAGCAATATATATCAAGCAGGAATGACTAGATGTTACATTGAACAGCTAGAACAATTAGAAGTCAAGGCTAATCTAGTAACACCAATTATCAGTGAAGGGAAACTATTTGGATTATTAGTTGCCCATCATTGTGCTGACTTTCGTAAATGGCAGCAGTCTGAAATTCGCTGGGTAACTCAAGTCGCTACTCAAGTTGGTTTTGCTCTTGACAATGCCCAATTATTAGTTGATGCCCAGGGACTACGCCAGCAAGTAGAAGACGAAGGTAAGTGGACAGAGTATTTTACTGATACCGTTCAACATATTCGTCAATCCCTTAAATCTCGCGATATTCTGAAAACTAGCGTGCGGGAAATACAGAGAATTTTAAATTGCGATCGGGTTGTTATCTACAGCCTAAACTCAGATAATCACGGTACGATCATTGCTGAATCTGTAGCTGCTGGTTGGACGAGAGCCAAGGGTCTAGTAATTAAAGATCCTTGCTTTGAAGCTAGATATCTCGAGATGTATCGTAACGGTAGGGTTCGGGCTTGGAACAACATCTACGAATCAGGTATGACTGGGTGTTATATCGAACAATTAGAGAAGCTAGAAATCAAGGCTAATTTAGTAGCGCCAATTATCAATGGAGGAAAATTATTTGGACTATTAGTGGCTCATCAATGTTCTGCTCCTCGTAATTGGCAACAATCTGAAATTCGTTGGGTAGCTCAAATTGCCACCCAAGTTGGTTTGGCTCTGGATAACGCTAAACTGCTCGAGCAACTGAAGCAATCTGTATCTCATCAGCAACATGAGCAAACAGAAATTCTCAAACATCAAGTAGTTGAAATACTTGCTGAAAATGGAAATGCTTATCAAACTCTTTCTCAAGAAGCCATGCTTCAATCGGAAACAATTATCAATGTTCTACATCAAATCCACCAAGTTGCCGATTTATTTAATGAAATAGCTTTAAACGTTCAACAGCTCAAATTCCAAGAGCAACAAAATGACTTAGCCCTAAAAGATACGAAAGAAAGTATAAATCGTTCTATAAATAGCATCTCCAATATCCAACACACCGTGCAAAATGTTGCAGTTGGTTTTGATAATTTGACTAATTCTTCCCAACAGCTTTCTGAGACACTTAATACGATCAAAGATGTGAGTAAGCAGATAGTTCAGCAATCTATGAGTATAACGAGAATTGTAAATCGTAGTCAGATTGAAATCGAAAGTCAAAACTCGATTATCGATTTGTCCGACAAAATTTTTTCCCTCATACAGCAATTATTTGAAGCCACAGCCAGAGTTGAACCTTTATTTAGCAATGTAAGAACAGAAGTTATGGAGAAAACAATTGCTCTCGACTCGGGAACACAGCAGCTAATCAACGGAGTTGGAGATTTGGAAACAGTTTGTCAAAAGCTAGAGCGAGTTGTTTCTCTTAATACCAAGATCAGTAATTTGATCGCTAAGATTTCTCAAGCAGTGGAAAATCAGTCACAAAGCTCAACATTTGCCAAAGATTCAGTTCAAGAAGTAGCAAGCATCGCCGAGCGAATTTCCGAACAGTCCATGAGCATCACTCAGTCATTTAACCAATTAGTCATATTAATTCAAAAGCTCTAA
- a CDS encoding GAF domain-containing protein, producing the protein MSAPKNDIDQDKSSFQTRESDIDGETTLPKTSQERKLRHNRQNDPVPTDLNQSALPEQATPKSVRKNVTETKGGEIVKVETKSPKKQPKKAFFHHLQTQTVAILVGSAVMLPILAVGTATYYFGSQTLNKQAILAKRFDNLGLAETELARQQKLQQLLAALLIGTGTTALLTGAIAAWGTKRLLDSRSKISTKEIEEEDETYVNGEFIQNSNQSVSQPNILKAIVEEARNYLNCDRVVVYSLNQDRYGVVVAESVAPDYTQALGRTIVDPCFEAKYLKKYRDGRVRAIDNIYEAKMTPCYLEQLEQLEVKANLVTPILNQDKLFGLLVAHQCKSSRKWQKAEINFLLQLAQKADLTLENAKLLDDIIRLRARTKKERRWTHHFTDATQYIRQSLKQNDVLDISVEEVRRVLKCDRVVIYSLNQAQYGVVIAESLAPGYPRALNKTISDPCFAARYLDKYRDGRVRAIDNIQEAGMTKCYVEQLETLDVKANLVTPILNEGKLFGLLVAHQCNQPRHWQNYEIRWMTQIATQVGFALDNAKLLAESTRQQAQAERERKWTNYFTDATQYIRQSLKQHDVLDISVEEVRRVLECDRVVIYSLNQDRYGVVIAESLAPGYPRALNRKIEDPCFEARYLDKYRDGRVRAIDNIHEAGMTKCYIQQLETLEVKANLVTPILNEGQLFGLLVAHQCSQPRHWQDYEIRWMTQIATQVGFALDNAKILAESTRQQAQAERERKWTNYFTDAIQYIRQSLSQDDVLDISVEEVRRVLECDRVVVYSLNQDRYGVVIAESIVPGYPRALNRIIKDPCFEAKYLEQYRDGRVRAISNIREAGMTKCYIEQLETLEVKANLVTPILNEGKLFGLLVAHQCSQPRHWQDYEIRWMTQIATQVGFALDNAALLKRFQNDSLATQLLKNFSLDISEGTNTSDLLKIAVEQARKIVKLDRVIVYQFDADWNGNIVAESLTTGYPRGLNTLFKDPCFGQEYGEKYRQGRIKAIADIYQANLTTCHLEQLESLAVKASLVVPILQDERLFGLLIGHQCEQPHQWEQSEIDLFAQLALQLGFALERFQLKEELELAQQNHNHESDEQQLELLNFQQKISELIAENKAALQDLKTQINDRSVFTNDFTPQTKAIKQQHDQKSSEYSLREKLRNGVRNSELARGSSLFSNEPNSELLTTNSELERSDLDSLELEPKMASEELMLKSNNQQTKDITTVQEEIQGQLSTGDHERLYQEAIAEAKEKVEVLNQSNQNLYQMVSLINDMKAGIERSSARETTPDQLEAEES; encoded by the coding sequence ATGTCTGCACCTAAAAACGATATAGATCAAGATAAATCTAGCTTTCAAACACGTGAAAGTGATATTGATGGAGAAACAACTCTTCCTAAAACTTCTCAAGAGAGAAAGTTACGGCATAACAGACAAAACGATCCTGTGCCAACTGATTTGAATCAATCAGCTCTTCCCGAACAAGCTACGCCAAAATCAGTTCGTAAAAATGTTACTGAGACTAAAGGGGGAGAAATAGTTAAGGTTGAGACTAAATCACCGAAAAAACAGCCTAAAAAAGCATTTTTTCACCACTTACAAACTCAGACAGTAGCTATTTTAGTAGGTAGCGCAGTAATGTTGCCCATATTAGCAGTGGGAACAGCAACTTATTATTTTGGAAGCCAAACCCTCAATAAACAAGCTATCTTGGCGAAACGATTTGATAATCTGGGTTTAGCAGAAACAGAATTAGCACGACAACAAAAACTACAACAGCTACTGGCAGCATTGTTAATTGGTACGGGGACTACAGCTTTACTGACGGGGGCTATAGCTGCTTGGGGAACAAAAAGACTCTTAGATTCGAGATCAAAAATATCTACCAAAGAAATAGAGGAAGAAGATGAAACCTATGTGAATGGGGAATTTATTCAAAATTCTAATCAGTCTGTTTCACAACCAAATATTCTCAAAGCCATTGTCGAAGAAGCTCGTAACTATCTAAATTGCGATCGCGTTGTTGTGTATAGTCTCAACCAAGATCGGTACGGTGTTGTAGTAGCAGAGTCAGTAGCTCCAGACTATACACAAGCATTAGGTAGAACGATAGTAGATCCCTGTTTTGAAGCTAAGTATCTCAAAAAGTACCGCGATGGTCGAGTGAGGGCAATTGATAATATCTACGAAGCAAAAATGACTCCATGTTATTTGGAGCAATTAGAACAGCTAGAAGTCAAAGCCAATCTAGTTACACCAATCCTCAACCAAGATAAGTTGTTCGGGTTATTAGTAGCTCATCAATGTAAGTCATCGCGAAAGTGGCAAAAAGCAGAAATTAATTTTTTGCTGCAACTTGCTCAAAAAGCAGACTTGACTCTGGAAAACGCTAAGTTATTAGATGATATCATTCGCCTTCGGGCTCGGACAAAGAAAGAGAGGAGATGGACTCATCACTTTACTGATGCCACTCAGTATATTCGCCAATCCCTCAAGCAAAATGATGTCCTGGATATCAGTGTTGAAGAAGTACGTAGAGTTTTAAAATGCGATCGCGTAGTTATTTACAGTCTCAATCAAGCTCAATACGGTGTGGTTATTGCCGAATCACTAGCTCCTGGTTATCCCAGAGCCTTGAATAAAACTATCTCTGACCCCTGTTTTGCAGCCAGATATCTCGATAAATACCGTGATGGTCGAGTAAGGGCAATTGATAATATCCAAGAAGCAGGAATGACTAAATGCTATGTCGAACAGTTAGAAACTTTGGATGTTAAAGCTAATTTGGTCACGCCTATTCTTAATGAGGGCAAGTTATTTGGTTTATTGGTAGCTCATCAGTGTAACCAACCCCGCCATTGGCAAAATTATGAGATTCGCTGGATGACCCAAATTGCCACTCAAGTTGGTTTTGCCTTGGATAACGCCAAGCTATTAGCTGAATCGACAAGACAACAAGCTCAGGCAGAAAGAGAACGAAAATGGACTAATTACTTTACCGATGCCACTCAGTATATTCGCCAATCCCTCAAGCAACACGATGTCCTAGATATCAGCGTGGAAGAAGTGCGCCGAGTTTTAGAGTGCGATCGCGTAGTTATTTACAGTCTTAACCAAGATCGATACGGTGTGGTGATTGCCGAATCATTAGCTCCTGGTTATCCCAGAGCCTTAAATAGAAAGATTGAAGATCCTTGTTTTGAAGCCAGATATTTGGATAAATACCGTGATGGTCGAGTCAGGGCAATTGATAACATCCATGAAGCAGGGATGACCAAATGTTACATCCAACAATTGGAAACTCTAGAAGTAAAAGCCAATCTAGTCACGCCCATTCTCAATGAAGGTCAATTATTTGGTTTATTAGTAGCTCATCAGTGTAGCCAACCCCGCCACTGGCAAGACTATGAAATTCGCTGGATGACTCAAATTGCCACTCAAGTTGGTTTCGCCTTGGATAATGCCAAGATCTTAGCTGAATCGACAAGACAACAAGCTCAGGCAGAGAGAGAACGAAAATGGACGAATTATTTTACCGATGCCATTCAATATATTCGTCAATCTCTTTCACAAGATGATGTTTTGGATATCAGCGTGGAAGAAGTGCGCCGAGTTTTAGAGTGCGATCGCGTCGTAGTTTACAGTCTCAACCAAGATCGATACGGTGTGGTGATTGCTGAATCAATTGTTCCTGGTTATCCCAGAGCCTTAAATAGAATAATAAAAGACCCCTGTTTTGAAGCCAAATATCTCGAGCAATATCGTGATGGTCGGGTTCGGGCAATTAGTAACATCCGGGAAGCAGGAATGACTAAATGCTACATCGAACAGTTAGAAACTCTGGAAGTTAAAGCCAATCTGGTTACACCCATCCTCAATGAAGGTAAGTTATTTGGTTTATTAGTAGCTCATCAGTGTAGTCAACCCCGCCACTGGCAAGACTATGAAATTCGGTGGATGACCCAAATTGCTACTCAAGTTGGTTTTGCCTTGGATAACGCTGCCTTATTAAAAAGATTTCAAAACGATAGTCTAGCAACTCAATTACTCAAAAATTTTAGTCTCGATATCAGTGAAGGAACCAACACATCAGATCTACTTAAAATTGCTGTCGAACAAGCCCGTAAAATAGTGAAGCTTGATCGCGTCATTGTTTATCAGTTTGATGCTGACTGGAACGGTAATATAGTAGCTGAATCTTTAACAACTGGATATCCCAGAGGGTTAAATACTCTGTTTAAAGACCCCTGCTTCGGTCAAGAATATGGAGAAAAATATCGTCAAGGTCGCATCAAGGCGATCGCCGATATTTATCAGGCAAATTTAACTACCTGTCACTTAGAACAGTTAGAATCCCTAGCAGTTAAGGCTAGTCTTGTAGTGCCAATTTTGCAAGATGAGCGACTATTCGGTTTATTAATTGGTCATCAGTGTGAACAACCCCATCAATGGGAACAATCAGAAATAGATCTATTTGCTCAATTAGCTCTTCAATTAGGATTTGCTCTGGAACGTTTTCAGCTTAAGGAAGAGTTGGAATTGGCACAACAAAACCACAACCATGAGTCTGACGAACAGCAGCTAGAACTACTAAATTTTCAACAAAAGATCTCAGAATTAATCGCCGAAAATAAAGCGGCACTGCAAGATCTCAAAACCCAAATTAACGATCGCTCAGTATTTACGAACGATTTTACTCCTCAAACAAAGGCGATTAAGCAACAGCATGACCAGAAGAGTTCGGAGTACTCGCTACGCGAGAAGCTTCGCAACGGAGTTCGGAATTCAGAGTTAGCTAGAGGTTCAAGTCTGTTTTCAAACGAGCCCAACTCCGAACTACTAACTACTAACTCTGAACTAGAGCGAAGCGACCTTGATTCATTAGAACTTGAGCCCAAGATGGCTTCTGAAGAATTGATGCTCAAATCAAATAATCAACAGACAAAAGACATTACTACAGTACAAGAAGAGATACAGGGTCAACTCAGTACTGGTGATCATGAGCGACTATATCAAGAAGCGATCGCTGAAGCTAAGGAAAAAGTCGAGGTACTTAACCAGTCCAACCAGAATCTTTACCAAATGGTAAGTCTAATCAACGATATGAAAGCAGGGATAGAAAGATCATCAGCCAGAGAAACAACACCAGACCAGTTGGAAGCTGAGGAATCGTGA
- a CDS encoding DUF3137 domain-containing protein, with the protein MHQDIDSQNNPLSPEEIERLFIQGDRSFHQGNFIAAINIFEQLFQELDASHSIYFNLQRQLVKAYQQNQQIEQAIALCQQMATSDVAATCLWGQKFLASLAPEIYQQILVTQSDQATPESTVDRSLTGIKLKTLSEFKQYCQDNLLGYLKQLENTRKRTLITIIISGIICLVFTWFICRILLNHLAIGNVILLYLSCLSFPLSIWLIFCRSCIQVYGLGFKRNIIAKIIDFIDDRGRLSYASHLFLEDKRQTIIAFTKSQILRDELEEPESLEQEDCIYGTIGNTDVFFAEILVKKVIGGQRNELGLESFIHKSDIFHGLFFEAKFSKKFVSRTFIVPNDTKSKIAHLNNWRGELIKLEDPEFNRLFRVYGDSQIESRYILSTNLMSRLVDFNCKAGRKVYLSFIDGFVYIAIPYRHNLFEPKLFKNMLSFAPLREYFQDLQLMIGIVEDLNLNRRIWG; encoded by the coding sequence ATGCATCAAGATATCGATTCTCAAAATAATCCCCTGTCTCCAGAAGAAATTGAACGACTTTTTATTCAGGGCGATCGCAGTTTTCATCAGGGAAATTTTATCGCCGCCATCAATATTTTTGAACAACTATTTCAAGAGCTAGATGCTAGTCATAGTATCTATTTCAATCTTCAACGTCAGTTAGTCAAAGCCTATCAACAAAACCAACAAATCGAACAAGCGATCGCATTATGTCAACAGATGGCTACTAGTGATGTAGCAGCCACTTGTCTTTGGGGACAGAAATTTTTAGCATCTCTAGCTCCAGAAATTTATCAACAGATTTTAGTTACTCAGTCCGATCAGGCAACACCAGAGTCAACAGTAGATCGATCATTAACCGGTATCAAACTGAAAACTTTATCAGAGTTTAAGCAATACTGCCAGGACAATTTATTAGGATATTTAAAACAGTTAGAAAATACGAGAAAAAGAACTCTCATAACTATTATTATTTCCGGTATTATTTGCTTGGTATTTACCTGGTTTATATGTCGAATATTATTAAATCATTTGGCAATTGGTAATGTAATCTTGTTATATCTCTCTTGCCTTAGTTTCCCCCTCTCTATTTGGTTGATTTTCTGTCGTAGCTGTATTCAAGTTTATGGTTTAGGTTTTAAACGCAATATTATTGCTAAAATAATTGATTTTATTGATGATCGAGGCAGACTTAGTTATGCAAGTCATTTATTTTTAGAAGATAAACGCCAAACGATTATCGCTTTTACTAAAAGTCAAATCTTGAGAGATGAATTAGAAGAACCCGAATCTCTAGAACAAGAAGACTGTATCTACGGCACTATAGGCAATACAGATGTCTTTTTTGCCGAAATTTTAGTTAAAAAGGTCATAGGTGGGCAAAGAAATGAGTTGGGTTTAGAAAGTTTTATCCATAAATCTGACATTTTTCACGGTTTATTTTTTGAGGCCAAATTTTCTAAAAAGTTTGTCAGTCGGACTTTTATTGTGCCTAATGATACTAAGAGTAAAATTGCTCATTTAAATAATTGGCGTGGAGAACTAATCAAGTTGGAAGATCCTGAATTTAATCGCCTATTTCGAGTTTATGGTGATAGCCAAATTGAATCCCGCTATATTCTCTCGACTAATTTAATGAGTCGTTTAGTCGATTTTAATTGCAAGGCTGGACGCAAAGTATATCTTTCTTTTATTGATGGGTTTGTCTATATTGCGATTCCCTACAGACACAATTTATTTGAACCCAAACTATTTAAGAATATGCTCTCTTTTGCTCCTCTCAGGGAATATTTTCAAGATTTGCAATTAATGATCGGCATTGTAGAAGATTTAAACTTAAATCGCCGTATTTGGGGGTAG